The following proteins are encoded in a genomic region of Thermococcus henrietii:
- a CDS encoding magnesium-dependent phosphatase-1 → MRLLVLDLDGTLWGHEDASALVPPYEFGGDCLTDSLGQKLCLFPGVREFIEWASDRFILSIASWNIEERVRPILEGFGLWDYFMFPKIEGHPDKGDMIRRTIEELRSIGYDIDDVIYIDDRVIHIDGVKMAVPGVDFIHMWVDVKSFEELKQLLQKLG, encoded by the coding sequence ATGAGACTGCTCGTTCTTGATTTAGACGGCACCCTCTGGGGCCACGAGGACGCTTCTGCTTTGGTTCCGCCTTACGAGTTTGGCGGTGATTGTTTAACAGATTCCCTCGGCCAAAAACTCTGTCTCTTTCCCGGCGTCCGCGAGTTCATTGAATGGGCGAGCGATAGGTTCATTCTAAGCATTGCGAGCTGGAACATCGAGGAGAGGGTAAGGCCGATTCTCGAGGGCTTTGGTCTATGGGACTACTTCATGTTTCCAAAAATCGAAGGCCATCCTGACAAGGGCGATATGATTCGAAGAACCATCGAGGAGCTTCGCTCCATCGGCTATGATATCGACGACGTCATTTACATTGACGACCGGGTGATTCACATCGACGGCGTCAAAATGGCCGTTCCCGGTGTGGATTTCATCCACATGTGGGTGGATGTAAAGAGTTTTGAGGAGCTTAAACAACTACTCCAAAAGCTGGGGTGA
- a CDS encoding ribose-phosphate diphosphokinase, giving the protein MFVIGSGGKHLEGELRELGGEIIEVELRKFPDGEKYVRVLGSGDEATAVSSTFAPQDEKIVELLLIGDALREKGFKKLRAVVPYFAYSRQDRVTKEGEPVSVRAVMKALGIYYDELYIFDLHNPETLKYFPGRGVNVSPARVIADYFREKLGDGIVLAPDKGARERARAVAEELGLEYSHFEKRRISPTEVEMRPVDIDVKGKNVLIVDDIISTGGTMVKASEILRKLGAGKIFVGVTHGVFAEGAIERVSRAVDELAVTNTIPTPVSKISIVPEILRL; this is encoded by the coding sequence ATGTTCGTTATCGGGAGCGGTGGGAAGCACCTTGAGGGGGAGCTCAGGGAACTCGGTGGAGAAATCATCGAGGTCGAGCTGAGGAAGTTCCCAGACGGGGAGAAGTACGTTCGGGTTCTTGGTTCCGGCGATGAGGCAACGGCCGTCAGCTCTACCTTCGCACCTCAGGATGAGAAAATCGTTGAGTTGCTTCTCATCGGGGACGCGCTCAGGGAGAAGGGCTTCAAGAAACTCCGTGCCGTCGTTCCCTACTTCGCCTACAGCAGGCAGGACAGGGTCACGAAGGAGGGTGAACCGGTAAGCGTGAGGGCGGTAATGAAGGCGCTCGGCATCTACTACGATGAACTCTACATCTTTGACCTCCACAACCCCGAGACGCTGAAGTACTTCCCGGGTAGGGGGGTCAACGTTTCTCCGGCGAGGGTCATAGCGGACTACTTCCGCGAGAAGCTTGGCGACGGCATAGTCCTCGCCCCCGACAAAGGCGCCCGTGAGAGGGCTAGGGCGGTTGCGGAGGAGCTTGGTCTTGAGTACAGCCACTTCGAGAAGAGGCGCATATCCCCAACTGAGGTTGAGATGAGACCGGTTGATATAGACGTTAAGGGCAAGAACGTTCTGATAGTTGATGACATCATAAGCACCGGAGGGACCATGGTTAAGGCGTCCGAGATTTTGAGGAAATTGGGTGCGGGAAAAATATTCGTTGGGGTCACTCATGGAGTCTTTGCCGAGGGTGCCATTGAGAGGGTTAGTAGGGCTGTTGATGAGCTCGCAGTCACGAACACGATACCCACTCCCGTCTCGAAGATAAGCATTGTGCCGGAAATACTCCGCCTCTGA
- a CDS encoding DUF366 family protein: MELLVVKDKRIDYDGSAIGSHWAYRNFGILGNSLVVFRGKCDVKVEEMIDIEDLRASKEIRSDDMVHYIIEVFDLVNTLFASTLQKLFIAKLCEVLAEYGVKTERKGDDIYVNGRKLSISIATVSPVSVKIHIGINVEARGIPEGVEAIGLKEVGITDVEEFMERTGRALVEEFKKVKKDSLKVRWAQ; this comes from the coding sequence ATGGAGTTGTTAGTCGTTAAAGACAAACGCATAGACTACGACGGCTCCGCGATAGGAAGCCACTGGGCCTACAGGAACTTTGGAATCCTCGGAAACTCGCTCGTCGTCTTCCGCGGAAAGTGCGACGTCAAGGTCGAGGAGATGATTGACATAGAGGACCTCCGCGCGAGCAAGGAAATCAGGAGCGACGACATGGTGCACTACATCATCGAGGTTTTCGACTTGGTGAACACGCTCTTCGCCTCAACGCTCCAGAAGCTCTTCATAGCCAAGCTCTGTGAGGTTCTGGCTGAATACGGCGTGAAGACTGAGAGAAAGGGCGACGACATCTACGTGAACGGGAGAAAGCTCAGCATCTCGATAGCAACGGTTTCCCCGGTAAGCGTCAAAATCCACATCGGGATAAACGTCGAGGCTAGGGGCATTCCTGAGGGAGTGGAGGCAATAGGCCTCAAGGAAGTTGGCATCACCGACGTTGAGGAGTTCATGGAGAGGACTGGAAGGGCACTCGTTGAGGAGTTCAAAAAGGTGAAGAAGGACAGCCTGAAGGTCAGGTGGGCTCAGTAG
- a CDS encoding MBL fold metallo-hydrolase, translating into MKVIWYGHACFWIETNGVKILIDPYPEVDDDRIGEVNYILITHEHTDHYGKVELLSRLRDATVIGPKQVYLMAVADGVTKVREIEAGQTIELENGVKVTAIYVEHPSSQYPLGYLIEGDKRLLHPGDTYAGPVFQRLRGKVDILLVPISGRSTANAREATQIVEDVRPRVVIPMHYGVYNDADPSKLAEELRKRRIWTLVREPQLYEEMSF; encoded by the coding sequence ATGAAGGTCATCTGGTACGGTCACGCATGCTTCTGGATTGAGACGAACGGGGTGAAGATACTGATAGACCCCTACCCAGAGGTTGACGACGACCGAATTGGCGAGGTTAACTACATCCTGATAACCCACGAGCACACGGACCACTACGGAAAGGTCGAGCTCCTCTCAAGGCTCCGCGACGCCACGGTAATAGGCCCCAAGCAGGTCTACCTGATGGCGGTGGCAGATGGCGTTACGAAGGTCAGGGAAATTGAGGCGGGACAGACGATAGAGCTCGAAAACGGCGTAAAGGTTACGGCCATCTACGTCGAGCACCCGTCGAGCCAGTACCCGCTCGGCTACCTGATAGAGGGCGACAAGAGGCTCCTCCATCCCGGCGACACCTACGCCGGCCCCGTGTTCCAGAGGCTTCGCGGTAAGGTGGACATCCTGCTCGTCCCGATAAGCGGTCGCTCAACTGCGAACGCGAGGGAAGCAACTCAGATAGTTGAAGACGTGAGACCGAGGGTGGTAATCCCGATGCACTACGGCGTTTACAACGACGCCGACCCGTCAAAGCTGGCCGAGGAGCTCAGGAAGAGACGCATCTGGACGCTCGTCAGAGAGCCCCAGCTCTACGAGGAGATGTCCTTCTGA
- a CDS encoding PhoI: protein MEFELKGMNVFFPASLEIQEELLKAGFKVPYDKETGRRTPIPVVSSSMDGRKLRRGRLLKAGDFETKSKFAVIPEERAFIELEVTEKDFLLIRPKPLEYHLEELGFLSVPPRLWGTWASFSLPFSAYDALLSGLEEFKEDRKGFYTASKGSRGRIEVYAYKGRTRKDLGIPVFGYSLGLHGLTLAEEYLREKAEENGVPEERLRYLKLGLRKRKETKAGLRVGIVWENGTPVEVTLKLSTTEPRVRIQGLYGELVGKSRGELTRTDDWYIVVHASDFITALETVGGTFG, encoded by the coding sequence ATGGAGTTCGAACTGAAGGGGATGAACGTATTCTTCCCGGCGTCGCTGGAGATTCAGGAGGAGCTACTCAAGGCCGGCTTTAAGGTACCGTACGACAAGGAAACCGGAAGGAGAACCCCCATCCCTGTGGTTTCGAGCTCGATGGACGGGCGAAAGCTGAGACGCGGGAGACTGCTGAAGGCGGGGGATTTTGAAACGAAAAGTAAATTCGCGGTGATTCCCGAGGAGAGGGCTTTCATCGAGCTCGAGGTTACAGAGAAGGACTTTCTCTTGATAAGGCCGAAGCCCCTGGAGTACCACCTCGAGGAGCTCGGCTTTCTCTCGGTTCCGCCGAGGCTCTGGGGAACGTGGGCGAGCTTCTCACTGCCCTTCTCAGCTTACGATGCGCTCCTTTCAGGGCTGGAAGAGTTTAAGGAGGATAGAAAGGGTTTTTACACAGCTTCAAAAGGCTCAAGGGGCAGGATTGAGGTCTACGCATACAAGGGGAGGACGAGGAAGGACCTTGGGATTCCTGTTTTCGGCTACTCCCTCGGACTCCACGGCCTAACCCTTGCGGAGGAGTACCTGAGGGAAAAAGCCGAAGAAAACGGCGTCCCCGAGGAGAGGCTTCGCTACCTCAAGCTCGGCCTGAGGAAGAGGAAGGAAACCAAGGCCGGCCTCAGGGTCGGAATCGTCTGGGAGAACGGAACGCCCGTTGAGGTTACCCTCAAGCTCTCGACGACGGAGCCGAGGGTCAGAATTCAGGGCCTCTACGGCGAGCTGGTTGGGAAGTCGAGGGGAGAGCTGACGAGAACGGACGACTGGTACATCGTGGTTCACGCTTCCGACTTCATCACCGCCCTTGAAACCGTTGGAGGGACGTTCGGATAA
- a CDS encoding ASCH domain-containing protein yields the protein MAMERKKGLIVREPYASLIVEGKKVWEIRKTRTKIRGEILIISNGKAIGKAELVDVLGPFTPEELAEHEDKHRASVSFLREYSNGKPLYAWVLRNAEKFDRPKEVEMAKGVQIWANVVVKDE from the coding sequence ATGGCGATGGAGAGGAAAAAGGGCCTCATCGTGAGGGAACCCTACGCGAGCCTAATCGTCGAGGGCAAGAAGGTGTGGGAGATTAGGAAGACGAGAACGAAAATCAGAGGGGAGATTCTGATAATCAGCAACGGAAAGGCCATCGGGAAGGCGGAGCTCGTTGACGTTCTCGGGCCGTTCACGCCGGAGGAGTTAGCTGAACACGAGGACAAGCACCGCGCGAGCGTTTCTTTCCTCCGCGAGTACTCCAACGGGAAGCCACTCTACGCGTGGGTGCTCAGGAACGCCGAGAAGTTCGACCGCCCCAAGGAGGTGGAGATGGCCAAGGGAGTCCAGATATGGGCCAACGTGGTGGTTAAGGATGAATAA
- a CDS encoding diacylglycerol/polyprenol kinase family protein, protein MFEWLPYAGLAALLILLAIGFTRKLGEEWAWINRKIIHFSIVPAVLMFYRGKIPAEVFSASAFAFALFQLWPHIKRREFSWYQIEHNYGEVFFAFSASIIPLVLPREYATALLLAMAISDGVTGVVRHYYFRRHGFNVKLKKHWTGSLAYLITALAIALAFLDGGAIRKMAWAVLLTLAEYQPWLDDNLAVPLVGSLLFLLY, encoded by the coding sequence ATGTTCGAGTGGTTGCCCTACGCGGGTTTAGCGGCCCTGCTCATACTGCTTGCAATCGGTTTCACGAGGAAGCTGGGCGAGGAATGGGCGTGGATAAACAGAAAGATAATTCACTTCAGCATCGTTCCGGCGGTTCTAATGTTCTACCGCGGAAAAATTCCCGCGGAGGTTTTCAGCGCTTCTGCTTTCGCCTTTGCCCTGTTCCAGCTGTGGCCCCACATCAAAAGGCGGGAGTTCTCGTGGTACCAGATAGAGCACAACTACGGGGAGGTCTTCTTCGCGTTTTCGGCATCGATAATACCCCTTGTTTTGCCGAGGGAGTACGCGACTGCCCTTTTGCTCGCGATGGCAATCAGCGATGGGGTAACCGGAGTGGTAAGGCACTACTACTTTAGAAGGCACGGCTTCAACGTGAAGCTCAAGAAACACTGGACTGGAAGCCTAGCGTATCTAATAACCGCCCTTGCGATAGCGCTCGCTTTCCTCGACGGTGGTGCAATAAGAAAGATGGCGTGGGCCGTGTTGCTGACCCTCGCGGAGTATCAGCCGTGGCTCGACGACAACTTGGCCGTTCCGCTGGTGGGAAGCCTGCTGTTCCTTCTCTACTGA
- a CDS encoding DUF1614 domain-containing protein, producing MNKVRRFLFPPLNWPFLILIAVAFVLVFVFFSGAVLMAFDRLGLPPGVAVTLFVFALVGSFINIPIAEEVTYEPVIRVREVGFFGILYPMPYFDWEERKTVIAVNVGGALVPLSIVLYELFRLVHLGEYGLLLNTLLAVFIASLLSNAVARPIRGLGIAMPTLFPPLIAVLLGWLLGDGNPTLVAYVSGTLGVLIGADLMNWEKIKRLGAPMVSIGGAGTFDGIFLAGVIAVLLV from the coding sequence ATGAATAAGGTCCGGCGCTTCCTGTTCCCGCCCCTTAACTGGCCGTTTCTGATTCTCATAGCGGTTGCCTTCGTCCTCGTCTTCGTTTTCTTCTCCGGTGCGGTTCTCATGGCCTTCGACAGGCTCGGCCTTCCGCCCGGTGTGGCGGTCACCCTCTTCGTCTTTGCGCTCGTCGGGAGCTTCATAAACATACCCATAGCGGAGGAGGTAACTTATGAGCCCGTGATACGGGTTAGAGAAGTCGGCTTCTTCGGGATTCTCTACCCGATGCCCTACTTCGACTGGGAGGAGCGGAAGACGGTCATAGCCGTCAACGTCGGTGGTGCTCTGGTCCCGCTGAGCATAGTTCTCTACGAGCTCTTTCGCCTCGTCCACCTCGGGGAGTACGGCCTCCTCCTGAACACCCTTCTCGCGGTTTTCATTGCCTCGCTCCTCAGCAACGCCGTCGCGAGACCGATTCGTGGCCTTGGAATCGCAATGCCGACGCTCTTTCCCCCGCTCATAGCCGTTCTCCTTGGCTGGCTCCTCGGGGACGGGAACCCGACGCTGGTTGCCTACGTCAGCGGGACGCTTGGGGTTCTCATCGGGGCCGACCTGATGAACTGGGAGAAAATCAAGCGCCTCGGAGCGCCGATGGTCAGCATAGGTGGCGCCGGAACCTTCGATGGAATCTTCCTCGCGGGGGTTATTGCCGTTCTCTTGGTATGA